The Saprospiraceae bacterium genome includes a window with the following:
- a CDS encoding peptidylprolyl isomerase translates to MSLLIKIQIVLTFSLCLFFTGSAQKAEDILMKVGNTDVTVGEFRYIYEKNNGAKANYSEASINEYLDLYTKFKLKVEKAKQIQLDTIEALKVELDGYRMQLAGSYLIDKEVTEFLLKELYERMKFDVEFSHIFVPVAENAPNKSRQDAIEKLRDVRNKIFSGTLTFENAVSAWSDDRATAANGGSMGYFTAKLPSGFYELESAIYQIPVGSVSDVIQTKIGYHLVKVTNKRPSRGLIEVAHILIETPGQEKAENIYNQLKSGSKFEDLLALHSIDKTYSGAGGKLPVFGINTYDVKFEDAAFALVNPGDISKPVLTNSGWHIIKLINKLKPDTYEIFVKKMKSQINKDERFNAAKFKLIEDSKKASGYKTDTKELSAFTSKLNDEFYSYKWSPDSTLRSDKILFSFGGNTRYSIKEFADYCKKNSKTRLKYDNTKPLNETVNELFTDYVNQKALEYEEKNLPVKYPDFKSLMREYEEGILLFEITRMHVWDKANQDTSGLKLFFQNHQKLYNWPERATLATINIKSVDKSEIEKIYDFANKNDINAIQKKYSDKPELVTIIESSCERQSKDCQNLPWQKGVLLPLEIADNGYKFVKVIDITPPKPKSLSDARGYAVADYQDYLEKEWIKQLTKEFKVVTKQDVLKKLKK, encoded by the coding sequence ATGTCATTATTAATTAAAATACAAATTGTTTTAACTTTTAGCCTTTGTTTGTTTTTTACAGGAAGTGCTCAGAAAGCTGAAGATATCTTGATGAAGGTGGGCAATACGGATGTTACTGTTGGGGAGTTCAGGTATATCTATGAAAAGAATAACGGAGCAAAAGCAAATTATTCAGAAGCCAGCATCAATGAATACTTAGACTTATATACTAAGTTTAAGCTTAAAGTGGAAAAAGCAAAGCAGATACAACTCGACACCATCGAGGCACTCAAAGTTGAACTTGATGGGTATAGAATGCAACTTGCCGGGTCATATTTGATAGATAAAGAAGTTACGGAGTTTTTACTGAAAGAATTGTATGAGAGAATGAAGTTTGATGTAGAATTCAGCCATATTTTTGTACCTGTGGCTGAAAATGCACCCAATAAATCAAGGCAAGATGCGATTGAAAAACTGAGAGATGTCAGGAATAAAATATTTTCAGGAACTTTAACATTTGAGAATGCTGTATCTGCATGGTCTGATGATAGGGCTACTGCTGCCAATGGAGGGTCTATGGGGTACTTTACAGCTAAACTGCCTTCAGGCTTCTATGAGTTGGAGAGTGCTATTTACCAAATTCCCGTGGGAAGTGTGTCAGATGTAATACAAACAAAAATAGGATATCATCTTGTAAAAGTGACTAACAAAAGGCCTTCTCGAGGTCTGATAGAAGTAGCCCATATACTTATAGAAACCCCGGGACAAGAGAAAGCTGAAAATATCTACAATCAATTGAAGAGTGGAAGTAAATTTGAAGATCTTTTAGCCTTACATTCTATTGATAAAACCTACAGCGGCGCTGGCGGCAAATTGCCTGTCTTTGGAATCAATACTTATGATGTGAAGTTCGAAGATGCTGCATTTGCACTTGTTAACCCCGGAGATATATCCAAACCGGTTCTTACTAATTCAGGATGGCATATCATCAAGCTCATCAATAAACTTAAACCCGATACTTATGAGATTTTTGTAAAAAAAATGAAGTCTCAAATCAATAAAGATGAACGATTTAATGCGGCCAAGTTTAAGCTCATAGAAGATAGTAAAAAAGCATCTGGTTATAAAACTGATACAAAAGAACTTTCTGCTTTTACTTCAAAGCTCAATGACGAATTTTATTCTTACAAATGGTCACCTGATTCAACCTTGAGAAGCGATAAGATTTTGTTTTCATTTGGAGGCAATACAAGGTACAGTATTAAGGAATTTGCTGACTACTGTAAAAAAAATTCAAAAACCAGACTAAAATATGATAATACCAAACCGCTGAATGAAACTGTAAACGAATTATTTACAGATTATGTCAATCAAAAGGCTTTGGAATATGAGGAAAAGAACCTTCCGGTCAAATATCCTGATTTTAAGTCATTGATGCGGGAATATGAAGAAGGAATTTTGCTATTTGAAATCACCCGAATGCACGTCTGGGATAAAGCCAATCAAGACACATCAGGACTTAAATTGTTCTTTCAAAATCACCAGAAATTATATAATTGGCCTGAAAGAGCGACCTTAGCAACCATTAATATAAAGAGTGTAGACAAATCAGAAATTGAAAAAATTTATGATTTTGCAAATAAAAATGATATCAATGCTATTCAAAAAAAGTATAGTGATAAACCTGAACTGGTAACAATCATTGAATCTTCATGTGAAAGGCAAAGTAAAGATTGTCAAAACCTTCCTTGGCAAAAGGGTGTACTATTACCTTTGGAAATAGCTGATAATGGGTATAAGTTTGTGAAGGTAATTGACATCACCCCACCCAAACCCAAATCGCTTAGTGATGCCAGAGGATATGCAGTAGCTGATTATCAGGATTATCTTGAAAAAGAATGGATTAAGCAATTGACAAAAGAGTTTAAGGTGGTGACCAAACAAGATGTGTTGAAAAAACTAAAAAAATAA